The nucleotide window GATGGAAGCTGTGTGCAGGCTCACCAAGCCCTATGGTGTCAAGACAATGGTGAGTCTTAACCCCATCATGGTCGACGGCACCGGGATGTGCGGAGCCTGTCGTGTCACCGTCGGCGGCAAGATCAGGTTCGTGTGCGTCGACGGTCCCGATTTCGACGGGCACGAGGTGGACTTCGGCGAACTGAGACTCCGCCAGAGGATGTACCTGTCCGAGGAGCGCGATGCCATCGAAACCTTAACCTATGTGAGCGAGTGAGATCTGAGCCATGACTGATAATAAAGAGAGAGCATCCAAAAAGGAGAAGATCCCGCGGCAGCCCATGCCGGAGCAGCCTGCGGATGAAAGACGGAAAAACTTTAAAGAGGTCCCCTATGGCTACTCCCCCGAGACCGCCATGCTCGAGGCCAGCCGCTGCATCCAGTGCAAAAAACCGAGGTGTATCGCAGGCTGCCCGGTTGGTATCGACATCCCCGGTTTCATCAAGGCTATCGAGGTCGGTGATTTCGCGGAATCCATCCGTATCCTGAAGGATAGCAATGCCCTTCCCGCGGTGTGCGGCCGGGTCTGCCCCCAGGAGGACCAGTGCGAGGTCCTGTGCGTCATCGGTGTCAAGCAGGAGCCGGTGGCTATCGGCCGGCTCGAGCGGTTTGCCGCCGATTGGGAGCGGGAGCACGGCGAAGTCAAGCTTCCCAGGCTGGCCCCCTCGACGGGCAAAAAGGTCGCCGTTGTCGGCGCGGGCCCAGCCGGTCTGACCGTTGCCGGCGACCTCATCGTCAAGGGCCACGACGTCACCATCTTCGAGGCCCTGCACAAGCCCGGAGGCGTGCTGGTGTACGGCATCCCTGAGTTCAGGCTTCCCAACGAGATCGTGGAGTTCGAGATCAACAACCTCGAAAAGATCGGCGTCAAGGTCATCAACAACGTGGTTGTCGGCAAGACCTTTACCATCGAAGACCTCATGACCGAAGAGGGTTTCGAAGCCGTTTTCCTCGGTGTGGGCGCGGGACTCCCGATGTTCATGGGGATTCCCGGTGAGAACCTCAACGGGGTCTACTCGGCCAACGAGTACCTGACCCGTTCCAACCTCATGGGCGGTTACGACTTCCCCCGGCGGGACACACCTCTCAAGAAGGGCAAGAGGGTGGCGACCATCGGAGGCGGTAACGTGGCCATGGACTCGGCCCGGACAGCCAAGCGCCTGGGAGCGGAGAGCATCGTGGTCTACAGGCGCTCCCGGAAGGAGATGCCCGCCAGGGTCGAGGAGGTCCACCACGCTGAGGAAGAGGGGATCGAATTCCACTTCCTTACCAACCCGACCCGCATCCTCGGCAACGACGAAGGCGCGGTCACGGGTATGGAATGTGTCCGGATGGAGCTTGGCGAGCCCGACGATTCCGGACGCCGCCGCCCGGTCCCCGTCAAGGGGTCCGAGTATATCGTCGATTGCGACGTGGTCATCGTTTCGGTGGGAACGGGCTCGAACCCCCTGCTCACCAAGTCCACTCCCGGTCTCGAACTCAACAGGTGGGATTACATCGTCGTCAATGAGAAGACCGGCGCCACCAGCATCCCCGGTGTTTACGCCGGCGGCGACATCGTTCGGGGATCCGCCACGGTCATCCTCGCCATGGGTGACGGACGGATGGCTTCCGGGGCCATGCACAGGTATCTGATGGGTGAACCGGAGCCCGAGGAGCCCGCCAACGAGGAGGATTAATGTCTGCAGGGAGTCCCCCAAGCAGACTGGATTCCATCCGGGAGCCGGTCAGGCAGGAATGCGAAGCCCTCGAGAACTACTTTAAAACGTACCTGCGGACCGACGTTTCCCTCATCGACCGCGTTTTTGAACACCTCATTGACGGGGGGGGGAAAAGGTTCCGTCCCCTCCTCGTCCTTCTGGTTTCCTCATGTTCCCCCAACAGGCTCCAGGAGAGCGTCTACAAGCTCGCGGTGGCGGTAGAGTTTATCCATACTGCCACCCTGCTTCACGATGACGTCGTCGACCAGTCCGACGTCCGTCGGGGCAACCGGGTCGCCTACCGTATCTGGGGCGCCGAACCAAGCGTCCTGTCGGGCGATTACCTCTACTCCCGGGCCTTCAACCTCCTGGTGGAGATCGGTCACCTCGGGATACTGGATTCCCTTTCCGACGCTACGACGCAGATGGCCAGGGGAGAGGTGCTGCAGCTTCTCAGGTCCTACAGCCCCTCGACGACCCGGGAGGAGTACATCGAGGTCATCAGGGGAAAGACGGCGAGCCTCATCTCCGCGTCGTGCATTTCAGCCGGTTACCTGGCCGGTTTCGAGGGTGAGGATCTTCAGGCTGTGGGAGGGTACGGCCTGAACCTGGGTCTGGCGTTTCAGATCGTGGACGACATCCTCGATTACACAGCGGAACGGGGGATGCTGGGCAAGGCCATCGGCAAGGATTTCATGGAGGGGAAAGTCACCCTGCCCGTGATCGTCCTCATGGAGGCGCTGGATCCGGAAAGCAGGACCCGGTTGGCGGAGATATTTTTAAAGGATGGGCCCGAGCCTGAGGATTTCGAGACGGTCCTGGCTCTCCTGGTTAAGCATGGGACCCTCGAGACCACCCTCGGGATCGCTGCGGGATATCGGGACCTGGCCCTCCATTCCCTCGCGGCCGCCCCTGCCGGGCCGTGCCGGGACAGCCTCCAGGTCCTGGCGAACTACGTTCTGGAGAGATCACTATGACCGTCAGCTCTTCTTCTCATCCCCCTTCACATCCAATCGTCCGCCTGGCAAGGCTGGCCATCGAGAACCATCTGACCGGTGAACCGGCTCCGACAGCGGAGGCGGACCTCTTTTCAACGGAACCGTCCGGCGCCTTTGTCAGTCTCAAGAAAGGCGGACAGCTCAGAGGCTGCATCGGGACTATTCTTCCGGTCACCGGGACCCTGGGCGACGAGGTGGCCCGGAACGCCGTATCAGCCGCCACCCGCGATCCCAGGTTCGCCCCCGTGGCGCCGGAGGAACTGGACCAGATCACTGTCTCCGTGGACGTCCTCACCGCACCCCAACCGGTGTCATCTCCCGACGATCTCGACCCGTCACGCTACGGTGTCATCGTCCAGTCCGGTTACCGGAAGGGAGTACTGCTGCCGGACCTTCCGGGTATCGATACGGTGGAAAAACAGCTTGCCATAGCCAGGCAGAAAGCGGGGATCGGTCCGACGGAAAAGTGTGAGCTGTTGAGGTTTGAGGTGAAGCGATATTTTTAGTAGCCAGTAGCCAGTAGTCTGATATCTGACTACTGAAATCTGGTGTCTATAAATTCTCGATCCTCCCCCGATCCCTCCTCTGCGCCTTGGAGAGTTTTCTTCCCCTTTCCCCCTTCCCCCTTCCCCTTTCCACTTCATTTTCTTCACCCTTAAACCGCCGATACATCTCCTCTGAGACCTTGTCCCAGAAAAGGTCGGGCGATATGGAGGTGACCCCGCTGCGGTCGGCGGCGTCGGTGATCTCGCGGTCGGCGGTGACGAGAAGATCGGCCTGCCCGGTGCGGCACGCCTCCATGATCTCCTGATCAGCGTTCCTGCCCCTGGCTGAATAACGGACCGATATACCTCCAACCTTCTCTGACCCTCCACCCAGGTGAATGGCATCGGCCCCGTCGAAGATCACCGTGATCCGGTGCTGTTTTCCCGCACGGTATTGGGAGAGCTGTTCGAGCAGACTCTCCCTGCCCTGGGCGAGGTCGCGGCGATCCGCTTCCCTCAACTCAGGGATGCGGCGAATGAGGTTGTATCCGTCAATGAGAATGCGCATGGGATCAGTAATCAGTAATCAGAAAGAAAACTTGCGCCTGGGTTCCTGGAAATATGCCAGGGATGGAACGAAAGCTTTTATGAATCGCTACCCTTTAACAGGTTTTAACTCTGACGGCAATGGAAGGAGCTGTTTTACGTTTTGGGTAACTTCATTTAAATTTCGCGAATTTTGCGGTAAGTTGTCTTTTGTCCCTGCTTTTTCGCAGTCACGACGATGGCGAAATCACGTCGGTGGCGTGACTGAAAGGGACGGGTAACGTTCTCCTGAGCCTGCCTGCCGCAGGCAGGGGGAAACCATACCCGAAATCCGCCGGCCAAAACCATTTGCGGATTTCGGGTGTACACCGCAAACCGTAAACTGGTATGCTAACAACGTTTCGGAGTACTCCGAAACGCTGCGAAAGTATTCTGGAAGAGGCTTTTTGTGAGGTCGTCTAATTTAAACCTGGAGTAATCAACCTGGGAAATATTGTGGTGAGTTATTCTGCCGGCCTTTTCAGATTGATGGTGGTTTCCATCGCGATACTCGCGTCGAGCGTTCTTTTTCCCGCCATGGCCGCGGGCGAGAACAGCTTCCCCTTGAGCCCCGGCAGCTCCTGGACTTACCGTGACCTTGATGGAAAGGAAGAGGTCCTGTTCATCAAGGGAACCACCAATAGACAGGGTGTGCTCCTGGTCGAAGCCTCCTACACGGGGCGAAAACCCTTCTACTACGTGATCACAGCCGAGGGCATCGGCCGCCTGGAACCAACGTCCCCTCCCGATTCCGCGGAGCTTTACGGTCAGCTGAGCTTTCTCATTAACTGGCCCCTGGAGCCGGGGAGAACGTGGAACTCCCCCTGGTCCGACCCTCCCCTCATCTTCACTGTGCTCGAACGGGGACCGGTCACCGTCGCGGCCGGGACTTTCCGCAACGCCATCCGTATCGGTTATCGGTCCGCCACAGATCCCATTTACCTGGGATACATGTGGTTTGCGCCCGGTGTCGGTTTGCTTGTCCAGGCGGAGAGCGGATCCAGGGTGGAGCTCGTGAACTACGCCCTCACCGACCTTTTGCCGCCTCCCGCGTCGGGAGACGGGATGAGCGACCTGGCCGTCTTGTTCCGTCCTCCACAGGGTGCCAGCGGTGGGCATGTCGTTGCCAGGAAAGGCGTCGCGTCATCTGCCCGCCTCACGTCCGTTGTGGGTGCCGGGGTCCTTTTTATGATGGTTCTGGCTTTTGCCGCCTACCTGCGTTCTGTAAGGGTCGATGTGGAACTGGAGAGCGATTCCCAGGTCCGGGAAGGCGAGGTGGCCCTGGCCTCGGCCATGGTCAGGGAAGGGCTTTACGGGGAGGCGGCCGAGATCCTCCAGCGTCTCACCGCCCGGCATCCCCAGTGGCCGGATATCGCCGCCCTCCTGGGGAGCGCCTACAGGGAGAGCCGCCAGTATGAGGAAGCGTGCCTGGAGCTCAAACGGGCACTGACCCTGAACCCCGACATGGCGGCAGCCCGTCTGGAGCTGGCCCGGACTTACCTTGACCTCGATGACCCGGTGCGCGCCATGGAAGAGGTGGAAGCCGTCCTGGGGGCCCATGGTGAATTCGCGGACGCCTATTATCTGAAAGGGGAGGCTTTTGCATGTATGGGGCAGGATGAGGAGGCTCTCGAAGCTTTCCGGAAGGCCCTGTCCATCAACCCGTCTTTCGAAGAGGCTCAAGAGGCCCTGGAACTCTTCCTGGCGTCCCGGTCAGGCGATCAGGTCTTGACCCCTTAAACTTTGTTAATCGCCAAAGTCCATGCGGGACTTTGGCTCAACGGAAAGGAAAAAGCGGGGTTTTTCCTTTCCTCACGGAGACTGCTGATAGATCGCCAAAGTCTGTGCGGGACTTTGGCTCAACGGAAAGGGAAAAGCGGGGTTTTTCCTTTCCTCACGGAGACTGCTGATAGATCGCCAAAGTCCGTGCGGGACTTTGGCTCGACGGAAGGCGAAAAGCGTCGTTTCCGCCTTCCTCACGGACCAGTGACATGTTTTCCGGTCACTGATCCGGGCGCCATTCCCAGGCGCAAT belongs to bacterium and includes:
- the gltA gene encoding NADPH-dependent glutamate synthase produces the protein MTDNKERASKKEKIPRQPMPEQPADERRKNFKEVPYGYSPETAMLEASRCIQCKKPRCIAGCPVGIDIPGFIKAIEVGDFAESIRILKDSNALPAVCGRVCPQEDQCEVLCVIGVKQEPVAIGRLERFAADWEREHGEVKLPRLAPSTGKKVAVVGAGPAGLTVAGDLIVKGHDVTIFEALHKPGGVLVYGIPEFRLPNEIVEFEINNLEKIGVKVINNVVVGKTFTIEDLMTEEGFEAVFLGVGAGLPMFMGIPGENLNGVYSANEYLTRSNLMGGYDFPRRDTPLKKGKRVATIGGGNVAMDSARTAKRLGAESIVVYRRSRKEMPARVEEVHHAEEEGIEFHFLTNPTRILGNDEGAVTGMECVRMELGEPDDSGRRRPVPVKGSEYIVDCDVVIVSVGTGSNPLLTKSTPGLELNRWDYIVVNEKTGATSIPGVYAGGDIVRGSATVILAMGDGRMASGAMHRYLMGEPEPEEPANEED
- a CDS encoding polyprenyl synthetase family protein — translated: MSAGSPPSRLDSIREPVRQECEALENYFKTYLRTDVSLIDRVFEHLIDGGGKRFRPLLVLLVSSCSPNRLQESVYKLAVAVEFIHTATLLHDDVVDQSDVRRGNRVAYRIWGAEPSVLSGDYLYSRAFNLLVEIGHLGILDSLSDATTQMARGEVLQLLRSYSPSTTREEYIEVIRGKTASLISASCISAGYLAGFEGEDLQAVGGYGLNLGLAFQIVDDILDYTAERGMLGKAIGKDFMEGKVTLPVIVLMEALDPESRTRLAEIFLKDGPEPEDFETVLALLVKHGTLETTLGIAAGYRDLALHSLAAAPAGPCRDSLQVLANYVLERSL
- the amrA gene encoding AmmeMemoRadiSam system protein A yields the protein MTVSSSSHPPSHPIVRLARLAIENHLTGEPAPTAEADLFSTEPSGAFVSLKKGGQLRGCIGTILPVTGTLGDEVARNAVSAATRDPRFAPVAPEELDQITVSVDVLTAPQPVSSPDDLDPSRYGVIVQSGYRKGVLLPDLPGIDTVEKQLAIARQKAGIGPTEKCELLRFEVKRYF
- a CDS encoding NYN domain-containing protein; protein product: MRILIDGYNLIRRIPELREADRRDLAQGRESLLEQLSQYRAGKQHRITVIFDGADAIHLGGGSEKVGGISVRYSARGRNADQEIMEACRTGQADLLVTADREITDAADRSGVTSISPDLFWDKVSEEMYRRFKGEENEVERGRGKGERGRKLSKAQRRDRGRIENL
- a CDS encoding tetratricopeptide repeat protein, producing the protein MSYSAGLFRLMVVSIAILASSVLFPAMAAGENSFPLSPGSSWTYRDLDGKEEVLFIKGTTNRQGVLLVEASYTGRKPFYYVITAEGIGRLEPTSPPDSAELYGQLSFLINWPLEPGRTWNSPWSDPPLIFTVLERGPVTVAAGTFRNAIRIGYRSATDPIYLGYMWFAPGVGLLVQAESGSRVELVNYALTDLLPPPASGDGMSDLAVLFRPPQGASGGHVVARKGVASSARLTSVVGAGVLFMMVLAFAAYLRSVRVDVELESDSQVREGEVALASAMVREGLYGEAAEILQRLTARHPQWPDIAALLGSAYRESRQYEEACLELKRALTLNPDMAAARLELARTYLDLDDPVRAMEEVEAVLGAHGEFADAYYLKGEAFACMGQDEEALEAFRKALSINPSFEEAQEALELFLASRSGDQVLTP